The Salvelinus alpinus chromosome 10, SLU_Salpinus.1, whole genome shotgun sequence genome includes the window cttcataacattctgagtatatgcaaattgccatcatacaaactgaggcagcagactttgtgaaaatgtatatttgtgtcattctcaaaacttttggccaggactgtatatatactaccagtcaaaggttttagaacacctactcattcaaggctttttctttatttttactattttctacattgtagaataatagtgaagacatcaaaactatgaaataacacatatggaatcatgtactaattaaaaagtgttaaacaaatcaaaatatattttacattttatattcttcaaatagccacactttgccgtgatgacagctttgcacactcttggtattctctcaaccaacctcacctggaatgcttttccaacagtcttgaaggagttccacatatgctgagcacttattggctgcttttccttcactctgcggtccgactcattccaaaccatctcaatttggttgaggtcaggggattgtggcgaccaggtcaactgatgcagctccatcaccctccttcttggtaaaatagcccttacacacccTGGAGGCGtggtgggtcattgtcctgttggaaaaacaaatgatagtcccactaagcccaaaccagataggatggcgtatcactgcagaatgctgtggtagccatgctggttaagtgtgcctttaattctaaatgaatcacaaacagtgtcaccagcaaagcagcccaacaccatcacacctcctcctccatgctttacggtgggaaatacacatgcggagatcatccgttcacccacatgAGTCTCACAAATACACGgcagttggaaacaaaaatctctaatttggactccagaccaaaagacacatttccactggtctaatgtccattgctcgtgtttcttggcaccagcaagtctcttcttcttattggtgtcctttagtagtgatttctttgcagaaattcaaccatgaaggcctaaaTCACAAGGTCTcctattaagttctgcttttctgatgtatcaaatacttatgtcatgcaataaaatgctaattatctacttaaaaatcatacaatgtgattttctggatttttgttttagattccgtctctcacagttgaagtgtacctatgataaaaattacagacctctacatgctttgtaagtaggaaaacctccAAAATCGGctgtgtatcaaatacttgttctccccacttgtatgtcactccccttggttccttCTACAGCAACAATGGTTTGTTTCTGgtcagtttcatgtctgtgcattgcttgtgtttctttggTGGAGTGTAACAGCGGTTAGCTTCCAATATGATGCATTACCACCCCCAACTGAATTATAGTATAAATCCATTATACTGGGAAAAGGGGAAATGAGAAAAAATTATCCTACTCCAGGCCAATGACCCGAGAGGACGGGACACTACCACTCAACACACCATGTAACTCTTCTGAAGTTAAATCTCGTACCCCCAAGTGCTTCTCTACAGCTACCACCACagcatctattttctgtgacgtGCGTTGCATCTCTGCAGCACAGTTGTTAACCACTGCTAGGAATGccaagaagccaaccttactaaAACATATATCACTCATTGACCTATCCCTCTGTTCTGGCACAGATCTACCATCCATAGGGATCCTCTCAGAATCCCCCACCCTTGAGCCACCCTCCTCTACTTTCTTTACTGCCTCAGCACACAACATTTTATGCACTACTCTGATCCTGGCCACCTCAACTTGGCTCTCTTGCACCGGACACCtccgatccccagcaacatgggcacCCCAACAGTTAACACCTACAGCTTTTTCAACGGAAACTATACATTCCTCTGTCCCATGTCCGCCTCCACACATCATGGAATCtctctcctacacactgctgcgacATGTCCATAAATGTGACCCCTATTACACCACAGTGTATTCAGCACAAAAGCTCTTACAGCCCAACTCATATATCCTAACATTACTTTGTCAGGTAAAGACTCTGAATCAAAGCTCAAAAGAACAGACTGTGTCACCTGTTTCACCAAGCTCCCAATCAGATCTGTGTGgcatcacaaacaccaggaatcttcAACTCCACAACACCCCAGagtccattttttttatttgtgctttactttactttactatttttgactacttttagttaactacattcctaaagaatattatttactttttactccatacaatttccctgacatccagaagtactcgttacattttgaatgcttaacagcaTTCTGGAAGCATATCAGCATAtctggaaaatggtccaattcacacacttatcaagagaacatccctggtcatctctactgcctttgatctggcgGTTCTCCTAAAAACAAATGctacatttgtaaattatgtctgagtgttggagtgtgcccctggctatctgtcaattaaaaaaaaaaacgaaaattGTGCTTTCTGGTTTGCTTTCTGGTttgcttttacttttgatatttaagtatattttagcaattacattttcttttgatacttaaccctcctgctgtgttccggtcaaattggaccgatttacaagttttctctctgaaaaatgccgttcatttaatctgattgtcataaggttccatgactttgtccacacagggcatctgaacacacaaatacattttgatgattttcattacattttgggtgttttatttaacttttgtacacctgtggtgtttcCGGTCAAAcatgaccggtcattagaaatgaatgggtgagactacaattagtgtataaaattgagttcaggcacatgcccattcatcagatggacacttCATCTCCCAgtcccccacatgcatgtgtgtttgagcacacacacacctcactacccttcttggcttccatggcaacccacacaggaacctttccccaatagcaTCTTTCCCCcatgggaaccacacctgttggcattctcacaaacaatcgcaacattgtttcaataatatatagaacttttctcacagctctggtatataaagctattttgaggccttgctcacaattcattctgtggcagcacaatgaccaaacgatatactctatgtgaggctcttgatcatatctttgatcatgacactggtgaggaggagagaggccagaAAACTGACAGTGACGATGCATTAGAGGagaaagtagtctgtgataaatagcacactatgtttcatctgagtatttgttataaagtcaaaataatccatacattatgcattttttttttttttacgagttgtatgagctcaggtcaatgaggcctacaggccataaaaagcaaatagaagttcaaaattTGTAATGaacacaagaacttaagttggtAAAaatatctaacacaacattaggtgataatatatttattattatgaatttataatcagctataatggggcggtcattttgaACCCGGGAACATAGAATGAATTAACACggaacgaacacaacaggagggttaagtacatttaaaacaaatacttttgccaagtagtattttactgggtgactttcactgttACTTGAGGaattttatattaaggtatctttataaTATttcggtactttttccaccactgctataTTCAATGTTGCCCTGTACCTGAGCACAAAGCAGGTATTTCCCCAAGTTGCATTGCGTGGAGCGCTTGCTCCCTTTGATCTgaagacacacaaacaaacatcacAAGTCCACTGCGGGTTACTTTGACCAACACCCAGAATCTTCTCCACCCTACCTGAACCAACacatggatcagccaaaaggcatggcttggacatgcactgtcaactgtgggaccttatatagacaggtgtgtttacTTTTagatcatgtccaaacaattgaattggccacaggtggactccaatcaagttgtagcgaccgctcaaggatgatcaaaggaaattggatgcacctgagctcaaattgtAGCGTCATAgcaaaggagtgtgaatacttactgtatgtaaatgtgatatttctgtatgTCATTTTCAATTTTTAAAAATCACtttagcattatggggtattgtgtgtagatagtttttatttatttatttaattcatttgaattcaagctgtaacaaaaATCCAATGCAAGTCATCGTACATATATTCCATTTTTTTGcgcatcatgtccaaatcatcctaaagtatctcAAAATGGATTGTGTAACTCAACTAAGTTCCCTATAGATGATTTGGACATGGTGTGCGAAAAATGCTAATAAATGTAGAAATGCTCAAAtgttagcatttggaaacagtgccagggaaaatgaaccaaagcatggattgttttcataccttgtccatagccTGCTTACAGGGAAAGGAAACCAATatataattttgtaatttgggtgatcTATCCCTTTAAGTAACAAAGTTGTATTTGTAAGACGCAAAGTTAAGGATTCGGTTAAGCTTTTAACCACTTTCTAAACTCTCTTTGAAGTCAATTATGGGTAGGAGAAAAAGAGCAGGTAGACCTTAACCGCCCCCATGACAATACCTACCATAGATAGAGACCACATCTGTCTAATTACCTAACCTTCACCTGTGGTTTACTTTGAACATGACTGCCTCACAGACAAGATCAGTGTGTCAACAGGCAAAATCACTTTTACATGTTCTGAGAAGTGTATCAGGGAACTGCTTTCAAATGCAATTTCCCTTGTTTATTTAAATGTTATTATGTTATTGGTCCTTTCGAAGTTGTGTTAATATTCACAGGAACATTTCAAGGAAAATCtacatgtcacgttcctgacctgttttctcttgttttgtatgtgtttattggtcagggcgtgagcggggtgggcatttctatgtgttgtgtttctatgttgggttaaagggttgcctggtatggctctcaattagaggcaggtgtttggcatttcctctgattgagagtcatattaaggtaggttgttctcaatgtttgtttgtgggtgattgtctcctgtgtctgtatgtatgttcgtgccacacgggactgtagcgtttgtttgtagtcgtgtacctgttcgtgcgttcttcacgttatatgtaagttcgtgtccaggtctgttttcatcgtttatttgttttgtagtttattcaagtatagttcgttttctgtcttcgttgttttgtcgtgtcttaaataaatcatgtcatcatacctcgctgcacattggtcttcagatccctctctcctctcctcgtcggaGGAGGAGGATTTAGAGTATCGTTACACTACATTTCAATATGTTGTTCATCAGTTGAATCATTGGTGTGTTACAACTTTCTATGAGAACCTGTTGATAATTATGCAGTTGAAAGTATTCTTGTGAGCATTTTCACTGATATTACCAATAATTTGTAAGTGTTGTAAGAACTGCTAATTCAAAGTTAATCACGTTCAGATTCCAGGAGCAACAATTCACTTTTTGTAGACAACGTCAGGGACCCAAAATACAACCCCATACAGTTGCATAGACGCATTGGCTTTGATGCTAAAATAATTAGGATGGCTACTTTCTCCAATCAAAGAGGATATTAAATCAAAGGAAAAATAAATGTATGATGGGCGTGGTTTTGGTTGAACTCTCATTAATAACAGCAACactggggttattttacaccactgagtgttgTCTTTACAGTGTTCATTTAACTCTttaatcaacactagaaatgttgcactgaaaaatcaacaccagttaacactggccaatttgatGTGTGCTATGAAAGGGACACATCTGCAGGCTTAAATACATTTTAACATTTTAAGAAGCTTTTAGTACattctccagtgttaaatcaacactgacagCATTCAATTTAACATTGGGCCAATGTCTAGTCCACATTTTTCGTTTTAAATTAACATTATGCTTAGTGCTGACACTGTTACACTTCGTCAATATTAGGGAattaacacttgtattttttaaatttaactaggctagtcagttaagaataaattgttacttacaatgacggcctaggaacagtgggttaactgacttgttcaggagcagaacgacagatgtttactacgtcagctcggggactctatCTAGCAACCTTTGGTTACTTGCCCAATgctctaagcactaggctacctgccgccttaaAGAGTACCCCTTTAGGAACAAATCTAaaccttttctttgtgtaatgCGATGGCATGAAACTCATCATTTTCAGGCCTGCAAATCACATTATGCTAACTTGCAAGGTGACATGTAATACATATTGGTATCCAGCAAGTGTGGTGATATCCAACTTATGCCATTTTTAATGACTGACATTATACCATCTAAActacaaccatttcagtaacgggtacAATAAATCCAAGTAACATTTTGAATTAGTTTAGAAACTGTTAGTCATTTATATTTGAGCAGCATAAGATtaaattaattaatcaatcaatgtacatgcacaaacaattctgaaaatttACCTGCAATAtaacatgctgggaaatatgataaggATGGGCGTAGTTTTGGTTCAACTCTGTTAATAAAGATTAAAAAGTGGCTTCTTGAAGaccactgagtgttaatttaactctTTACAGTGTTAATTTCACTcatgaatcaacactagaaatgccACACTGAAAAGCCAACACtagttaaaggtgcaatatgcagaaatcactccaccatttcctggttgctataattctaatagttcgcctaatttcagtttgtgacaaaacagcaGAGAATCATTGTAAAATCTGAACGACTTTGAAATATCTTTTAAATAACcccaaatattgtattttcagctttttgaagctggtgtacgaaaccgaaagtaaaagacaccAAAATGACACATAAGAAGGGAAGCATAGAAAAGCGCACattgaacagatctaccgcttctcagaacatataaggtcctacagttgacagtgcatgtcagactcAGACAATGTTCATATAACATGACTGTCAATGTCAAAGTTATCATATGATGCAAAGCTCTCCCCCTGTCCGGCGCTTGACTTTActcattattacacacacctgccaccatctTTACGCGCgcctcatgagactcacctgTACTCCATCatcttcctgattacctcccctaaatctgtcactccctttggttgtGTCCCTGggcgttattgactctgtttctggGATTCATGGCTGTATGCTACTCTTGTTTTGGTCAATAtgccgttatttattaaattcactccctggggcctgttgcacaaaagtagaattaagacatccgggataaatgactcagctgagctcaatgaagccaaaacatgtgcgtccaggcttaattggttgcacaaagaccaagccaggatgagcagacacggattcattaagccaggtgaaaccaatcctggataggtgcgcgctcacggctcactcaaatagaccccgccacagatcacagattaactgatttaccatggcaactagagccgcgtacttttccccgtcggaagcacaaatcctcatggaggcatacgaggaggtaaaagatataattaagaagaaaggcaacaccgccacagtgataaagcaaagagaaaaagcgtggcaaagtattgcagaccgcctgaatgcgtaagtagtgcacaattacacactcaccgctccgctgaaacatcacaattacaattcaaatatttaattcacatctccaaaaatgcagttgtactgtaattatgaaacggttaaatttttaattgaaatgcactgcagatatgagtgaaattgtgtaaagtaactccatcacactgtataaagctatgataaattttttgatatttttactgaaaacaagacaaaaataccaagtaattttttgcagtgtgactccattaaatgtgtgtgtgtgtgtgtgtgtgtgtgtgtgtagattaaacatgaacgggccaaaacggacatggcagcaggtcaaaatcaaatacaagaacattctgcagaatggtatggtccctgactaatatttaacaaagcacaagcatatattgtacccagaaggtgcctgctcacacattgtctgtactgttttagcagtgaaaaagaatacccacagacaaggcacgggtggtgggtcaccaaaggctgaccttaccccagcagaggacatggccttggagctaaataaaggcaggcccgtcttagaggggatccctggggggaaagagacgagcataggttcctcccaagatgccacccgcttcattcaaggtatgtccttccatctctacatgggatacaaccacattcatattgaatcaatttggactgtctgactttggtttacctattgccttgcagtgtctggcagcactgtgttcctgttagagccaccagcacaagcaccagacgatgctgatccagtgagtactccatcaaaggcatactgtaggcctggcatgtcttgtctactagcttcaatatgaatccgattaaatgtgatagggtgaaggccccagtgcagcagcaacagcacatgatggagacgatgatgaggaggagaccatctctctggattccagaaggcatgaggtatcatgttaagactgtgaaagtactatttactctacaatggtgaggagtcctcatcaaaatcaaaaaatctaatttcttttacaggacccagatgctatacagtgggaaaaccagcctggcaacatagtgcgtattaataaaaggacaccacatcctgccaaattccagctgcgctaattgtattgtgttcacagagctcacaagctatcagaaagttgtatggcaaccacctccggcgccaaatagaactggcagacatagacattcagtacaagaagaaaaagatggaaaatcttgcactggagtccgaaataaaaaagaggacaattaggaaactggaccttgaaataaaaaaacttgagagggaggtgagatatgccttcaatgtacactgtatgctaactgtaacacaaatgtattaatcattatttttctttcctcccccagctccaagaagatgacacagctcaaaataaaaattaggtatattctcgtaaagtcaagtgagccatgacatatgagctcttattgtgagcacacaggacggtggcatctttctaaggttttttttattttcccagcaatcagtacaaccaagtcatcgttataaggcatcgccctcttttgcccacccccccagcaccaggtgtggccactagcctatatgaaggcccaaaattgtgtgttcctttctgctctgacaatggcatgcccattcgtgcgagatgtggtggatgaagaagcacttgtgctgaggagagccttcaggcgagaaagggtcttcagggaccggttggacccactggccttccctgatgaccatctatatgaaagatacagattttctgcagatggcatcaggtatctatgcagactactgggtcccaggattaagcaccgcactgcacggagccatgcactgagtgtggagcaaatggtttgtgtggccttgcgcttttttgctagtggagccttcctgtactcagtgggggatgcagaacagctgaacaaggccacaatttgccgcacaataaggagtgtgtgtctggctatcaaagcattagcagatgtcttcatctccttccctggccacagaagactctgtgacatcaaagaggagttctataggattgcaggtaagaggatctacaaattacaggacaactgttaacacatagtaggatactcattactttgtgtgacaggtttccccaatgtcattggtgcagtggactgcacacacataaggataaaagccccctcaggtgcccatgaggccgattttgtgaataggaaatcctttcacagcattaatgttcaggtgaacataactttttgatattgtccattgacgaacactctgcattgccagtgatgtgcattgattggtgtaatattcctcatcttatgatttcagatggtctgcaatgctgactgtgtgatcagcaatgttgtggcaaaatggcctggctcagtccatgactccagaatctttcgggcctctgaaatctatcagtgcctatcacaaggtaagccacacaacccctatttataaccatcatggctgtgtcaagaatatcactgtgtttatgaggtagtaatgatgagattttgtgttgacaggtgaattctctggtgtgttgctgggagacagggggtatggctgccagccttttctcctgacacc containing:
- the LOC139531880 gene encoding putative nuclease HARBI1; the protein is MKAQNCVFLSALTMACPFVRDVVDEEALVLRRAFRRERVFRDRLDPLAFPDDHLYERYRFSADGIRYLCRLLGPRIKHRTARSHALSVEQMVCVALRFFASGAFLYSVGDAEQLNKATICRTIRSVCLAIKALADVFISFPGHRRLCDIKEEFYRIAGFPNVIGAVDCTHIRIKAPSGAHEADFVNRKSFHSINVQMVCNADCVISNVVAKWPGSVHDSRIFRASEIYQCLSQGEFSGVLLGDRGYGCQPFLLTPFTDPQEAQQAYNHAHARTRARVEMTFGLLKARFHCLHKLRVSPVRACDITVACAVLHNVACLRKERAPRVPPAMDWDNPAIFPDDDSGRLLRDQYVLNYFS